Proteins encoded together in one Flavobacterium keumense window:
- a CDS encoding nucleoside recognition domain-containing protein, which yields MVLSRFWLAIFISSIAFVVFSLFSGGNYTIDHVLNGKKDDPILISEKYLEQVPAFVKDSIKNAPEQTMVVNRDTINADTTYVFQNKTVKIYSGVQKSDGLLPTCKNSLLDLIIPLIAYLAFFCGIMELLIISGAAEKLARQLSPMFAKVFPSVPKNHESISYMTLNFAANFLGLDSAATPFGLKAMESLQAINPEKDKASDAQIMFMCLHAAGLTLIPTSIIGYRAAENAANPADVMLPCILTSFIGTIAAFLIVGIRQRVNFKSASLLVALMTIIAGIVGLLFYINTLDLIGKNFFTSNLSGLMLVAIIGFTLIFSFVNEKKFVAHDTTIFDTFVTGANNGLKTGVTIFPYVMGMLVAISFFRNSGLFEIISNGISFVFSNIGVSKEITDSLPVAMLRPFSSGGSRGFMIDAMRTFGPDSFTGRLSSIFQCSAETTFYVIAVYFGSIKVKNTRYTLSTMLLVDLICVITAILVASWFF from the coding sequence ATGGTATTAAGTAGATTTTGGTTGGCTATTTTTATTTCCTCCATAGCTTTTGTAGTTTTCAGTTTGTTTTCAGGAGGCAATTACACCATTGACCACGTGCTGAATGGAAAAAAAGACGATCCGATTTTAATTTCAGAAAAATATTTGGAGCAAGTCCCAGCTTTTGTAAAAGATAGTATTAAAAATGCTCCTGAACAAACCATGGTTGTCAACCGAGACACCATCAATGCCGATACCACCTATGTTTTCCAAAATAAAACCGTAAAAATCTACAGTGGTGTTCAAAAGTCAGATGGCCTGCTACCTACTTGTAAAAACAGTTTGTTGGACTTGATAATTCCGTTGATTGCTTATTTAGCTTTCTTTTGCGGTATTATGGAGCTGTTGATTATTTCTGGGGCAGCTGAGAAATTAGCACGCCAATTGAGTCCGATGTTTGCCAAAGTATTTCCTTCAGTCCCAAAAAACCACGAATCGATTTCGTATATGACCTTAAATTTTGCGGCTAATTTCCTTGGATTGGATTCGGCTGCCACACCTTTTGGTCTAAAAGCAATGGAAAGTTTGCAGGCTATAAATCCAGAAAAAGACAAAGCTAGTGATGCACAAATCATGTTCATGTGTTTACACGCTGCAGGATTGACCTTAATTCCTACTTCTATCATTGGTTATCGTGCTGCTGAAAATGCTGCCAATCCAGCCGATGTCATGTTACCGTGTATTTTAACTTCCTTCATAGGAACAATTGCCGCCTTTTTAATTGTTGGGATTCGCCAAAGGGTCAATTTTAAAAGCGCTTCCTTGTTAGTCGCTTTGATGACAATTATTGCAGGAATTGTGGGTCTTTTGTTTTACATCAACACCTTGGATTTAATTGGTAAAAACTTTTTTACCTCCAATCTTTCAGGATTAATGTTGGTAGCTATTATTGGTTTTACCTTGATTTTTTCTTTTGTAAATGAGAAAAAATTTGTGGCTCATGACACTACTATTTTTGACACTTTTGTAACAGGTGCCAATAATGGTTTAAAAACGGGGGTTACTATTTTTCCTTATGTAATGGGAATGTTGGTGGCGATTTCGTTTTTTAGAAATAGTGGTTTATTTGAAATCATCAGTAACGGAATTTCTTTTGTATTCTCAAACATTGGTGTAAGCAAAGAAATTACCGATTCGCTTCCAGTTGCTATGTTGCGACCTTTTAGTTCAGGTGGATCACGTGGGTTTATGATTGATGCGATGCGCACCTTTGGACCAGATTCTTTTACCGGCCGATTGAGTTCTATTTTCCAATGTAGTGCCGAAACGACTTTTTATGTAATTGCTGTGTATTTTGGATCTATCAAAGTAAAAAACACCCGATACACACTAAGCACGATGCTTTTGGTGGATTTGATTTGTGTGATTACTGCGATTTTGGTAGCGAGCTGGTTTTTTTAA
- a CDS encoding fumarate hydratase, which produces MDFIYQDPYPILKDDTQYKKLTSDFVQLEQLGNREILTVDPKGLELLAQEAMNDVSFLLRTAHLQKLNNILNDPEATDNDRFVAYNLLQNAVVAVEGQLPSCQDTGTAIVMAKKGENVYTGADDAEWLSKGIFNTYQSKNLRYSQIVPISMFEEKNSGSNLPAQIDIYAKKGASYEFLFLAKGGGSANKTFLYQQTKSLLNEKSMETFIRQKIKDLGTSACPPYHLALVIGGTSAEANLAAVKKASAGYFDNLPTSGNMAGQAFRDLEWEQKVLEFCQESHIGAQFGGKYFAHDVRVIRLPRHAASCPVGLGVSCSADRNIKGKITKDGIFLEQLETNPKQFLPATPPHLEAPVEVDLNRPMADILAELSKYPIKTRLKLNGTLIVARDIAHAKIKELLDAGKPMPDYFKNHPIYYAGPAKTPEGMPSGSFGPTTAGRMDVYVEEFQKAGGSMIMLAKGNRTKQVMDACKTYGGFYLGSIGGPAAILAKENIVSVEVVDFPELGMEAVRKIEVKDFPAFIITDDKGNDFFENL; this is translated from the coding sequence ATGGACTTTATATATCAAGACCCGTATCCAATTTTAAAAGACGATACACAATACAAGAAATTAACTTCTGACTTTGTACAACTAGAACAATTAGGGAATCGAGAAATTCTAACTGTTGATCCCAAAGGATTAGAATTATTGGCACAAGAAGCCATGAACGATGTCTCGTTTCTATTGCGTACGGCACATTTGCAAAAACTAAACAACATTTTGAACGATCCAGAAGCGACAGATAATGACCGTTTTGTGGCCTACAATTTATTGCAAAATGCAGTTGTGGCGGTAGAAGGGCAGTTGCCATCGTGTCAGGATACCGGAACAGCAATTGTAATGGCTAAAAAAGGCGAAAATGTATACACTGGAGCCGATGATGCCGAATGGTTGTCCAAAGGAATTTTCAATACCTACCAAAGTAAGAATTTGCGTTACTCGCAAATTGTTCCGATATCGATGTTTGAAGAAAAAAATTCAGGATCGAATTTACCGGCTCAAATTGATATTTATGCTAAAAAAGGCGCATCGTATGAGTTTTTGTTTTTAGCAAAAGGAGGCGGTTCGGCTAACAAGACGTTTTTGTACCAACAAACTAAATCGCTTTTGAATGAGAAGTCAATGGAGACTTTTATTCGTCAAAAAATCAAAGATTTGGGTACTTCGGCTTGTCCGCCGTACCATTTGGCGTTAGTGATTGGCGGTACTTCTGCCGAAGCAAATTTAGCTGCCGTGAAAAAAGCCTCAGCAGGTTATTTTGACAATTTACCCACTTCTGGAAACATGGCTGGTCAAGCCTTTCGCGATTTAGAATGGGAGCAAAAAGTATTGGAATTTTGCCAAGAAAGTCATATTGGAGCGCAGTTCGGCGGGAAATATTTTGCTCACGATGTGCGCGTGATTCGTTTGCCACGTCATGCCGCTTCTTGTCCTGTTGGCTTAGGCGTTTCGTGCTCGGCAGACAGAAATATCAAAGGAAAAATTACCAAAGACGGTATTTTCTTAGAGCAATTAGAAACCAATCCAAAACAATTTTTACCGGCTACGCCACCGCATTTGGAGGCACCCGTTGAGGTAGATTTGAACCGACCAATGGCGGATATTTTAGCTGAATTATCTAAATACCCTATCAAAACCCGTTTGAAATTAAACGGAACTTTGATTGTAGCTCGTGATATCGCTCACGCCAAAATCAAGGAATTATTAGATGCCGGTAAACCAATGCCCGACTATTTTAAAAATCACCCAATTTATTATGCAGGACCGGCTAAAACCCCAGAGGGAATGCCATCAGGAAGTTTTGGACCTACTACCGCAGGTCGTATGGATGTGTATGTAGAAGAGTTCCAAAAAGCAGGCGGAAGCATGATTATGCTGGCTAAAGGAAACCGTACCAAACAAGTAATGGATGCCTGTAAAACCTACGGCGGATTCTATTTAGGTTCCATTGGTGGCCCTGCTGCGATTTTAGCCAAAGAAAATATCGTATCGGTTGAAGTAGTTGATTTTCCAGAATTAGGTATGGAAGCTGTTAGAAAAATTGAGGTAAAAGATTTCCCAGCCTTCATCATTACCGATGATAAAGGGAATGATTTCTTTGAGAATTTGTAA
- a CDS encoding ecotin family protein translates to MKSTIALLMMVASCVAFAQSQSPSELDFFPKAEQGYQQLYIQLPATENDENHHIEVFIGKNEMVDCNYHTLLGECNEITLEGWGYRYYKVASNGNSITTLMACLDNVKQEKFIHLPPKIMPYNSKLPLVFYVPNGFKVKYKIYSGEAFIDATPVENTPQLGSIDYQLLSHFFVKNNAKLPVKNNRIDTQKKFDSLFGAASVMGKEGQATTVDFNREFIVPIILQETNKPTTIEIKGVAMGAMGTIIVHYKVTTGNPVSYTLRPFAAIRLDKKYRNKIILQQEP, encoded by the coding sequence ATGAAGTCTACTATTGCTTTATTGATGATGGTTGCCTCTTGTGTTGCGTTTGCACAATCACAATCACCTTCTGAATTAGATTTTTTCCCAAAAGCTGAACAAGGTTACCAACAGCTATACATACAGCTGCCAGCCACCGAAAATGACGAAAACCATCACATTGAAGTATTTATTGGCAAAAATGAAATGGTCGATTGTAATTACCACACCTTACTAGGTGAATGTAATGAAATCACTTTAGAGGGCTGGGGATACCGTTACTATAAGGTAGCGTCCAATGGAAACAGCATCACGACCCTAATGGCTTGTTTGGACAATGTAAAACAAGAAAAATTCATCCATCTCCCTCCTAAAATAATGCCCTACAATAGTAAACTGCCTTTGGTTTTTTATGTGCCTAATGGATTCAAGGTTAAATATAAAATATATTCCGGGGAAGCATTTATTGATGCTACACCTGTTGAGAACACACCCCAATTAGGAAGCATTGATTACCAGCTTCTATCTCATTTTTTTGTAAAAAATAACGCTAAACTTCCTGTAAAAAACAACCGGATAGACACTCAAAAAAAATTTGATAGTCTCTTCGGTGCTGCGAGCGTGATGGGAAAAGAAGGGCAAGCCACAACCGTTGATTTTAATCGCGAATTTATAGTACCCATTATATTACAAGAAACTAATAAACCCACCACAATTGAGATTAAAGGTGTGGCTATGGGTGCTATGGGTACTATTATAGTACATTATAAAGTGACAACAGGAAATCCCGTTTCTTATACACTCCGCCCTTTTGCCGCCATCCGATTGGATAAAAAATACCGAAACAAAATTATCTTGCAGCAAGAACCCTAA
- a CDS encoding esterase, with protein sequence MKKTLLILALLFLSIGTQAQENVDFSKKKDIISPEINADNTVTFRLDAKNAKEVKVQGDCVPEGGLLTKGEDGIWSFTTKKLNPELYSYSFFVDGVKAFDPNNAFLIRDVSTVVNVFLVGGGKADLYKVTDVPHGTVAKRWYTSPKLETTRRLTVYTPAGYENSKQKYPVLYLMHGAGGDENAWMELGRNVQIMDNLIAQGKAKPMIVVMTNGNADQTATPGESSEGFVKPIFMRPATFSGRTEAAFGDIIQFIESNYRVKKEKASRAIAGLSMGGMHSLVISANYPNTFDYVGVFSSAMLQPKDSQAAVYRDFTNKLKAQRDNGFKLYWIGIGNSDFLFERSNEYRKLLDSLQIKYEYHETTGGHTWSNWRDYLSEFAPLLFQK encoded by the coding sequence ATGAAAAAAACCCTTTTAATCCTTGCTTTACTTTTTTTGAGTATTGGAACACAAGCACAAGAAAATGTTGATTTTTCCAAAAAGAAAGACATCATTTCACCCGAAATTAATGCTGACAATACCGTTACTTTTCGACTGGATGCCAAAAATGCCAAAGAAGTAAAAGTACAAGGCGATTGCGTTCCTGAAGGTGGTTTGTTAACCAAAGGCGAAGACGGTATTTGGAGTTTTACTACCAAAAAACTTAATCCAGAATTGTACAGTTATTCGTTTTTTGTAGATGGCGTTAAAGCTTTCGACCCAAATAATGCATTTTTAATTCGCGATGTATCCACAGTGGTAAACGTATTTTTAGTGGGTGGTGGAAAAGCCGATTTGTATAAAGTAACTGACGTCCCTCACGGAACGGTGGCAAAACGTTGGTACACTTCGCCAAAGCTGGAAACTACACGCCGATTGACTGTTTACACCCCAGCGGGATATGAAAACAGCAAACAAAAATACCCTGTATTGTACTTAATGCATGGTGCAGGTGGCGATGAAAATGCTTGGATGGAATTGGGTCGTAACGTTCAAATTATGGACAATTTAATCGCTCAAGGTAAAGCAAAACCGATGATTGTGGTCATGACAAATGGAAACGCTGATCAAACCGCAACTCCAGGAGAATCTAGCGAAGGATTTGTGAAACCTATTTTTATGCGTCCCGCCACTTTTTCTGGACGAACGGAAGCGGCTTTTGGAGACATCATCCAATTTATTGAGAGCAATTACCGTGTAAAGAAAGAAAAGGCGTCTCGTGCCATTGCAGGGCTTTCTATGGGCGGCATGCACAGTTTAGTGATCTCGGCTAATTATCCTAACACCTTTGATTATGTAGGGGTATTTTCATCGGCGATGTTACAACCTAAAGATTCACAAGCAGCTGTGTATAGAGATTTTACTAACAAACTGAAAGCACAAAGAGACAATGGGTTCAAATTGTATTGGATAGGTATTGGCAACTCTGACTTCCTTTTTGAAAGATCCAATGAATATAGAAAACTACTCGACAGCCTGCAAATCAAATACGAGTACCACGAAACTACGGGAGGGCATACATGGTCCAACTGGCGTGATTATTTGTCTGAATTTGCACCTTTGTTGTTTCAAAAGTAG
- a CDS encoding CoA transferase subunit B, translating to MLTKEEIAKRIAQEVKDGYYVNLGIGIPTLVANYVRNDISVEFQSENGVLGMGPFPFEGEEDADIINAGKQTITTLPGASFFDSALSFGMIRGQHVDLTILGAMEVAENGDIANWKIPGKMVKGMGGAMDLVASAENIIVAMMHVNKAGESKILKKCTLPLTGVGCVKKVVTELAVMEVTPKGFQLLERAPGVSVEHIIAATEANLIIEGDIPEMKMD from the coding sequence ATGTTAACAAAAGAAGAAATCGCAAAAAGAATCGCACAAGAAGTCAAAGATGGCTACTATGTTAACCTAGGAATTGGTATTCCAACTTTGGTGGCCAATTATGTGCGCAATGATATTTCAGTTGAATTTCAGTCGGAGAATGGCGTGTTAGGCATGGGGCCTTTCCCTTTTGAAGGTGAAGAAGATGCCGATATCATCAACGCTGGAAAGCAAACCATCACCACACTCCCCGGAGCCAGTTTTTTTGATTCGGCATTGAGTTTTGGAATGATTCGTGGGCAACACGTCGATTTAACTATTTTAGGCGCGATGGAAGTAGCTGAAAATGGCGATATTGCCAACTGGAAAATCCCAGGAAAAATGGTCAAAGGAATGGGTGGCGCTATGGATTTAGTGGCCTCTGCCGAAAATATAATCGTGGCTATGATGCACGTCAACAAGGCCGGCGAAAGTAAGATTCTTAAAAAATGCACCCTCCCACTTACAGGCGTAGGTTGTGTCAAAAAAGTCGTAACAGAACTTGCCGTCATGGAAGTCACTCCAAAAGGGTTTCAACTACTAGAACGCGCACCGGGTGTAAGCGTAGAACATATTATTGCTGCAACAGAAGCGAACTTAATCATTGAGGGAGATATTCCCGAAATGAAAATGGACTAA
- a CDS encoding four helix bundle protein gives MPPENIILNKSIDFSLDIISYCEILEEKRKYVIANQLLKSGTSIGANIHEAQNAESKADFIHKMKIAAKEIEETKYWLILCEKANSYPFNENLRQKIKEISLIIYKIIASSKKK, from the coding sequence ATGCCCCCTGAAAATATAATTTTAAATAAATCGATTGATTTCTCTTTAGACATTATTAGCTATTGCGAAATCCTAGAAGAGAAAAGAAAATATGTAATTGCAAACCAATTATTAAAGTCTGGAACAAGTATTGGTGCTAATATTCATGAAGCTCAAAATGCAGAAAGTAAAGCTGACTTCATTCACAAGATGAAAATCGCAGCTAAAGAAATTGAAGAAACAAAATATTGGTTGATCCTTTGCGAAAAAGCCAACTCATACCCATTTAATGAAAATTTAAGACAAAAAATTAAAGAAATTTCATTAATCATATACAAAATAATTGCGTCTAGTAAAAAGAAATAA
- a CDS encoding CoA transferase subunit A encodes MINKKVASVQEALQGIEDNMTLMLGGFGLCGIPENAIAELVRKQTKNLTCISNNAGVDDFGLGLLLQHKQIKKMISSYVGENAEFERQMLSGELEVELIPQGTLAERCRAAQTGIPAFFTPAGYGTEVAQGKETREFNGKMHVLEQAFKADFAIVKAWKGDTAGNLIFKGTARNFNPCMAGAATITIAEVEELVEAGTLDPNQIHIPGIFVQRIFRGDFFEKRIEQRTVRKKCSDELI; translated from the coding sequence ATGATTAACAAAAAAGTAGCCTCCGTACAAGAAGCCCTTCAAGGTATTGAAGACAATATGACACTCATGTTGGGTGGCTTTGGATTGTGTGGCATCCCCGAAAATGCAATTGCCGAATTGGTTCGCAAACAAACCAAAAATCTCACTTGTATTTCCAACAACGCAGGAGTTGATGACTTTGGCTTGGGCTTGTTATTACAACACAAACAAATCAAAAAAATGATTTCTTCCTATGTGGGAGAGAATGCTGAATTTGAACGCCAAATGCTTTCTGGCGAATTAGAAGTAGAACTCATTCCGCAAGGAACACTGGCCGAACGTTGCCGTGCAGCACAAACCGGAATACCCGCTTTTTTCACTCCCGCAGGTTATGGAACCGAAGTAGCACAAGGAAAAGAAACACGAGAATTCAACGGAAAAATGCACGTTTTAGAACAGGCCTTCAAAGCCGATTTTGCGATTGTCAAAGCTTGGAAAGGTGACACGGCGGGCAATCTTATTTTTAAAGGAACGGCGCGCAACTTTAATCCGTGTATGGCGGGCGCGGCTACAATCACCATTGCCGAAGTCGAAGAACTAGTCGAAGCAGGTACTTTGGACCCTAATCAAATTCATATTCCGGGTATATTCGTGCAACGTATTTTTCGAGGAGATTTTTTTGAGAAAAGAATTGAACAAAGAACGGTAAGAAAAAAATGTAGCGATGAATTAATTTAA
- a CDS encoding penicillin-binding protein 1A: MNRKKNQVPDSEKDIQYYSKLFWKYFLYGLGGIALFFLFASWGLLGSMPSFEDLENPDSNLATEIISADGVVIGKYFEKNRSQLKYSDLPKNLVQALVATEDARFYEHSGIDGRGTLRAILSFGTSGGASTLTQQLAKQLFHGEGSKFLPFRIIQKAKEWIIAIRLERQYTKNEIIAMYCNVYDFGNNSVGVNSAAKTYFSKAPKDLTTEESAVLVGMFKNSGLYNPVKNPEGVRNRRNVVLKQMEKAEIITEAQKLKLQSLPIKLNFKLESHKDGTATYFREYLREYMKKWVEDNKKPDGSDYNIYKDGLRIYTTIDSRMQLYAEEAVEAHMANLQEEFFNQAKENKNAPFVNISQAETDRIMKKAMKASARWNIMESMEKSEEEIIASFKQKTKMKVFTWKGERDTIMTPLDSIRYYKHFLQSGLMAMEPQTGNIKAWVGGINYKYFQYDHVGQGARQVGSTFKPFVYATAIEQLGMSPCDSILDGPFMIRKGKHNVTEDWEPRNSDQKYRGMVTLKRALANSINTVSAKLIDKTGPEAVVELTHKLGVTSEIPAQPSIALGAVEITVQDMVAAYSTFANQGVYVKPQFIRKIEDKSGVVLYEPVPESHDVLNKDIAFAVIKLLEGVTEGGSGERLRTEGGGNGDNRWTGYPYMFKNPIAGKTGTTQNQSDGWFVGMVPNLVTGVWVGCEDRSARFRSLTYGQGATALPVWGYFMKKCYEDETLNVSKEEFDRPANLSIKVDCYSKPAAVVKDSTDTEQSTEEFEL, translated from the coding sequence ATTAATCGTAAAAAAAATCAAGTACCAGACTCAGAGAAAGACATTCAATATTACTCTAAATTATTTTGGAAGTATTTCCTTTATGGTTTAGGGGGTATCGCCTTGTTTTTTCTCTTTGCTTCTTGGGGGCTTTTAGGTTCCATGCCTTCATTCGAAGATTTAGAAAATCCTGATTCTAATTTAGCTACTGAGATCATCTCTGCTGATGGGGTGGTCATTGGAAAATATTTTGAAAAAAATCGTTCCCAATTAAAATATTCCGACCTTCCTAAAAATTTAGTACAAGCCCTAGTAGCTACCGAAGATGCTCGGTTCTACGAACATTCAGGAATTGATGGAAGAGGAACATTAAGAGCTATATTAAGCTTTGGAACCAGCGGTGGAGCCAGTACGCTAACCCAACAATTGGCTAAGCAATTATTCCACGGAGAAGGTTCAAAATTTTTGCCTTTCCGTATTATCCAAAAAGCTAAAGAATGGATTATTGCCATTCGTTTGGAAAGACAATACACTAAAAATGAAATCATTGCTATGTATTGCAATGTGTATGATTTTGGAAACAACTCTGTTGGGGTGAACTCCGCAGCCAAAACCTATTTTTCTAAAGCTCCTAAAGATTTAACCACAGAAGAATCTGCGGTTCTAGTTGGGATGTTCAAAAATTCGGGCTTATACAATCCTGTAAAAAATCCAGAAGGAGTACGAAATCGACGCAATGTCGTATTGAAGCAAATGGAAAAAGCGGAAATTATTACCGAAGCACAAAAATTAAAATTACAAAGTTTACCTATCAAATTAAACTTCAAATTAGAAAGTCATAAAGACGGAACAGCTACTTATTTTAGAGAGTACTTGAGAGAATACATGAAAAAATGGGTGGAAGACAATAAAAAACCAGACGGCTCTGATTATAATATTTACAAAGACGGATTGCGTATTTATACTACTATCGATTCGCGTATGCAATTGTATGCAGAAGAAGCGGTAGAAGCGCACATGGCTAACTTACAAGAAGAATTTTTCAACCAAGCTAAGGAGAATAAAAACGCCCCTTTTGTTAATATTTCTCAAGCCGAAACCGATCGCATCATGAAAAAAGCTATGAAAGCATCGGCTCGTTGGAACATTATGGAATCGATGGAGAAAAGCGAAGAAGAAATCATCGCTTCGTTCAAACAAAAAACCAAAATGAAAGTCTTTACTTGGAAAGGTGAAAGAGATACGATTATGACTCCTTTGGATTCCATTCGTTACTACAAACATTTCTTACAATCTGGTTTGATGGCTATGGAACCACAAACAGGCAATATCAAAGCGTGGGTTGGAGGTATTAACTATAAATATTTTCAATACGACCACGTAGGACAAGGAGCAAGACAAGTAGGATCTACTTTCAAACCGTTTGTGTATGCAACTGCTATAGAACAATTAGGCATGTCGCCTTGTGACTCTATTCTAGATGGCCCATTTATGATTCGTAAAGGAAAACACAATGTAACTGAAGACTGGGAGCCTCGAAATTCCGATCAAAAATACCGAGGAATGGTGACTTTAAAAAGAGCTTTGGCCAATTCTATCAATACGGTATCGGCCAAATTGATAGACAAAACTGGCCCAGAAGCCGTTGTCGAATTAACACATAAATTAGGAGTTACTTCTGAAATCCCAGCACAACCTTCTATTGCTCTTGGAGCTGTCGAAATCACGGTACAAGATATGGTAGCGGCTTATAGTACGTTTGCCAATCAAGGAGTATATGTGAAACCACAATTCATTAGAAAAATAGAAGATAAAAGTGGCGTGGTTCTTTACGAACCTGTTCCTGAATCGCACGATGTGTTGAACAAAGATATCGCCTTTGCTGTAATCAAATTGTTAGAAGGAGTAACCGAAGGTGGATCTGGAGAACGTTTACGTACTGAAGGTGGCGGAAACGGAGACAACCGTTGGACAGGCTATCCTTATATGTTTAAAAACCCTATCGCAGGTAAAACGGGAACAACTCAAAATCAATCCGATGGATGGTTTGTTGGAATGGTACCTAACTTAGTAACTGGTGTTTGGGTAGGTTGTGAAGACCGTTCGGCGCGTTTTAGAAGTCTTACCTACGGTCAGGGAGCAACAGCACTACCCGTTTGGGGTTACTTTATGAAAAAATGTTATGAAGACGAAACTCTCAACGTTTCGAAGGAGGAATTTGACAGGCCTGCTAATCTTTCTATAAAAGTAGATTGTTATTCTAAGCCAGCCGCAGTAGTCAAGGATAGTACGGATACCGAACAAAGTACCGAAGAATTCGAGCTATAA
- a CDS encoding gliding motility lipoprotein GldH, whose translation MNIKNSLVFLVIGILFFSCDKKRVFDEYHSVGSAWHKDSTVTFQLPELDSTKRYDLFVNLRSNDNYPFNNLFLIVALELPNGFTKVDTLEYQMANPDGTLLGEGFTDIKESKLFYKENVKFRGKYKVYIKQAVRETGKVPGVEQLEGITDVGFRIENKE comes from the coding sequence ATGAATATCAAAAATAGTCTTGTTTTTCTTGTAATAGGAATTCTCTTTTTTTCTTGCGATAAAAAAAGAGTGTTTGACGAATACCATTCGGTAGGCAGCGCTTGGCACAAAGACAGCACGGTTACTTTCCAATTACCCGAATTAGACTCAACTAAACGATATGATTTATTTGTAAATTTGAGAAGCAATGACAATTATCCATTTAACAATTTATTCTTAATTGTAGCTTTAGAGTTGCCTAATGGATTTACCAAAGTAGACACTTTAGAATACCAAATGGCTAATCCAGACGGGACATTGCTTGGCGAAGGATTTACAGATATCAAAGAGAGTAAATTATTTTACAAAGAAAATGTAAAGTTTAGAGGAAAATACAAAGTGTACATCAAACAAGCAGTTCGTGAAACGGGAAAAGTACCAGGGGTAGAACAGCTAGAAGGAATTACAGACGTAGGTTTTAGAATAGAAAATAAAGAATAG
- a CDS encoding PSP1 domain-containing protein — translation MACTSCSTTDGGAPKGCKNNGTCGTDSCNKLTVFDWLSNMSAPNGETPFDCVEVRFKNGRKEFYRNTEKLSLSIGDIVATVASPGHDIGIVTLTGELVRVQMKKKGVNPESTEIPKVYRKASQKDIDIWSTARDREEPMKVRARELAIIQKLEMKISDIEFQGDGSKATFYYTANDRVDFRQLIKDFAKEFNTRIEMKQVGFRQEASRLGGIGSCGRELCCSTWLTDFRSVNTSAARYQQLSLNPQKLAGQCGKLKCCLNYELDTYMDALKDFPDFDTKLHTEKGDAICQKQDIFKGLMWFAYTDNFANWHVLKIEQVKEIIAENKLKKKVASLEDFAIETVEEQEKNFNNAVGQESLTRFDQPKKKKKSNKKPKQNAEVTVGINKPANQNTNKHSGNNRHHNKRPNSNNRSGEEKKSAN, via the coding sequence ATGGCATGTACAAGTTGTTCAACTACTGATGGTGGCGCACCGAAGGGTTGTAAAAATAATGGGACTTGTGGCACCGATAGCTGCAATAAGTTAACAGTTTTTGATTGGCTTTCAAATATGAGTGCGCCTAATGGCGAAACCCCTTTTGATTGTGTTGAAGTCCGTTTTAAAAATGGTCGAAAAGAATTTTATCGTAATACCGAAAAATTAAGTTTAAGTATAGGCGATATCGTTGCCACTGTTGCTTCTCCAGGCCACGATATTGGAATTGTAACTTTGACAGGCGAATTAGTTCGTGTCCAAATGAAGAAAAAAGGAGTCAATCCTGAAAGCACTGAAATTCCAAAAGTATATAGAAAAGCATCTCAAAAAGACATCGATATTTGGTCTACGGCAAGAGATCGTGAAGAGCCAATGAAAGTTCGCGCACGCGAACTAGCTATTATCCAAAAATTAGAAATGAAAATTTCGGATATTGAATTTCAAGGAGATGGATCAAAGGCCACTTTTTATTACACAGCAAACGACCGAGTTGATTTTAGACAATTGATTAAAGATTTTGCCAAAGAGTTCAATACCCGAATTGAGATGAAACAGGTAGGTTTCCGTCAAGAAGCGTCTCGTTTAGGAGGAATTGGTTCTTGTGGAAGAGAATTGTGTTGTTCTACTTGGTTAACTGATTTTAGAAGTGTCAACACTTCGGCAGCACGTTACCAACAGCTCTCATTGAATCCGCAAAAATTAGCAGGACAATGTGGTAAATTAAAATGCTGCTTGAACTATGAGTTAGACACCTATATGGATGCCCTAAAAGATTTCCCTGATTTTGATACCAAATTACACACTGAAAAAGGAGATGCAATCTGTCAAAAACAAGATATTTTTAAAGGTTTAATGTGGTTTGCTTATACAGATAATTTTGCCAACTGGCATGTCTTAAAAATCGAACAAGTCAAAGAGATTATTGCCGAAAACAAACTAAAGAAGAAAGTAGCTTCCCTAGAAGATTTTGCTATTGAAACAGTTGAAGAACAAGAAAAAAACTTTAATAATGCTGTAGGGCAAGAAAGTTTAACTCGTTTTGACCAACCTAAGAAAAAGAAAAAATCAAATAAAAAACCAAAACAAAACGCAGAAGTAACTGTTGGAATAAATAAACCTGCAAATCAAAACACCAACAAACATTCTGGAAATAATAGACACCACAATAAACGTCCCAATTCTAACAATAGAAGCGGTGAAGAAAAAAAATCTGCTAATTAA